The following DNA comes from Mugil cephalus isolate CIBA_MC_2020 chromosome 6, CIBA_Mcephalus_1.1, whole genome shotgun sequence.
CAGCTTTATCGTTTCTGTCACAACTCACCATGTTCATGAAGCCGGGGTTACTGAGCAAACCGGCCAGATCCACTCCGCCCATTCCTGCAGTCTGAGGGACACAATCACATCAAACCAATCACAGCACGGCTACACCCACCTGTCCTCAGGTCTGGTcttatctggtctggtctggtctggtctggtctggtctggtctgatctgatctggtctgatctgatctggtctggtctggtctggtctgatctggtctggtctgatcggGTCTGAtcgggtctggtctggtctggtctgatctgatttgatttgatctggtctggtctggtctggtctggtcaggtctggtcaggtctggtctgatgtggtctggtctggtctggtctgtcgctggtctggtctggtctggtctggtctgatctggtctggtctggtctggtctgatgtggtctggtctgatgtggtctggtctgtcgctgatctggtctgatctggtctgatctggtctggtctggtctgatctggtctggtctggtctgatctggtctggtctggtctgatcggGTCTGATCGGGTCTGATCGGGTCTGATCTGGtcttgtctgatctgatctgatctggtctggtctgatgtggtctgatctgatgtggtctggtctggtccggtccggtctggtctggtcttacCGGACTGGACGTGTCCATCTTCTCCTCTGCGATCTTCAGGTTGGTTTTGTAGGTGTCGTTGTCGGGGTCGAGCTCCAGCGCTTTCTTGTAGTAGCTGAcggcctctgtgtgtttgttgagacTGGCCAGAGCCAAACTGCAACACAAAGAGACGCATCTAATGTCTCTACAGGACTTTAGCTCTTATACTGTGTCAGGAAGCTGCCACGTCTTCATATCTAACTCGTTATTCATTCACATCCGTGTAAACGCTGGATTAAATGTTAGTTTTTCTTCTAATAAATAGAGTAAATCTGATCTGTAGATCGACCTGAAACATCTTCTAGGATCCTGGTAACTGTGACTATTCTTGGCTGATTGATATTTGACCTGTAACTCCACagatgtcacttttttttttttacagaaaaaaacttgttttgttaaaatatgAGTCCAGGGCGTCACGAAGTCTTGTCCCGGTAAAAACCAGGACAGTGAAatgagtttgtttgtggttCATAGTTCGTCTCCATTAACTTTGAACCACCTGAGTCCAGAGTCTCAGGTTCAGACATTTTCATGGTCCTGTGCTTTACATCTCATGGACTAATGGTGGCGCtacaaataataaacacagtACAGATATCAAGTAGttaaagttagcttagcattgatatgtagcctGATGTTCGTAGTCTAGTTTGTCTGGTGGAGAGTTGTTCTGATTCTGTTTCTAATGAGAAAAACATCTTCTAGAAACACAACAGGTCCAGAGGTGTTTGACTCAGATGTGTTTTCTCAGAATAAACCATGAACCTGGACCACTGAGAGCCTTCagtgctgccatggcaaccgttAGCATCCCTATTAGCATCTCTATTAGCATCTGTTCTAGACTTGTGGGTCTTTGTTGAGTTCTCGTCTGAATCTCGATGGCGGATCCAGATTCTGTCGTCTGGTCGGTTTGAGGTTGAGATGCTCGTAGAAGAAACAGACTGACTCACTGTTGGGTTCATTGAAATCTTTTGATTTTGGGTCTTTTTGGTCGTTTCTTTCAGCTGGAGCCACTGAGATGAGTCATTAAGTTGTTGGGCCGTGTTTATTGGACTTTGTGTGGATGGAAGTTCCctttaaagacagaaacatgtgtGTTTACCCCATGCGTCCGTAGGCTTTGCTGTAGTTGGGGTCGATGTTGATGGCCTGTTCACAGTCCTGCACGGCTCCAGCGTAGTTCCCCAGTTTACTGtaggctgcagctctgcacacaGCAAACGTTCATCAGCACATTTATACGGCGTCAATAACACAACAAACGCTCTCAAGActctttacaaaatccagccTGATGCAGCAGGAAggaacctggagcagaaccagaactagaaccaggTCGTACGGAGGGAACCATCTGAACCATCTGAACCACCTGAACcatctgaacctcttcctggatTTAATGTCGCTGATAAAAGGTTTTACACAAAAACGTTTGAGGAACAAACTTGAATCAAAAGAAGCTTCGTCTCTGATTCGATCAGTGGTGTTTCAGCAGGATTTCTACGTGTCATTTTCTTCGTTAAAAACACGAGTGACATGTGGACATGTGGCTCCGTGTTTCCTCAGACTGACCTGTTGCAGTAGTAGACGGCGTTCTGAGGGTTGATGGCGATGGCCTTGGAGTAAAACTCAACCGCTGCTGCGAAGTTCTCCACCTTCATCTGGTCGTTACCTGCAGACGAGAACAAATCAAAACACCGGCTCTAAATCTGCTGATAGATGTGAGTTTGTTTCttcttactttaaatatttcagttacAAAAATCAGAGAAAATGGAACGGAACATTTcccacaatcctctctgctccacccTAACATGCTGGGTGTCATTAGAAGCTAGAAGCTGCTCTCTCCATGATGGAACCAGAGATAAAGTCGGAGGAAACATCCATcgtcttctggatcgtataatgagctcaatggtagaatgtgatgacgtccaggagaaataaaatgtccaaaggttgaattgtgtgaacgttgcctcctgtagtgaatcagtagcattttggagccagattcactttaagaggtaaaaacccaacgtggaggaactttgggttctttggtttgatcctaatgtccagatggagagaggacctggttctgtttcactagaacctctggagaacatgtgagctctgtggtgtttgtaGAGACTCACCGTCGCTCTTCAGTCTCTCGGCCTCGGCTCTCTGCTCCTCGGTCGGGGAGGTCGGGCTGGAGTTGTTGTTGACCTGCGACTGAGCCGGAAACTgttggaaacaaacacaaagtcactGACTCTCCAATCTCCCATTAGGAGATTTGACTCTATTACTAGAGAATATTACCCttgaatttaaacatttctttatcACCGGGGTCAACTGGACCTCAGCTATTTAAAAccccaaaaaatataaataaagtttatgtcaagtccttcatgtttgtttgttgactaccTAAATAGCTCTTTAATAAATCCAGCCCTGGATCAGCTGATGATGAAACGGTCAGAAGTGATTTAAATTACGGAAAAAGGAGCAGGATGGAGGGAACGTGTGGACTCTGGACTCTACCTTGGCTGTGACGGAGTTAAAGATCTCCGGTAACGTCATGGGGACGGCGAGACTCTGGTCGTCAGTGGAAACTTCGAACGCCGTCTCCAGACACTGGACggcaactggaggaggacaagaggagGTCAGCAGGAGACACAGGACAAACCAACCGGGCCTCCTCCAACCAACACACGGTTTAGAGACAGAACCTCACACCcgctggaggagcaggaggaggaggtgggggaggaggtggaggagcactGGCTCTGGTCGTTCTCCTTGTGGTTGTTGTTCAGGtggtgaataaatgtgtgtttctgtcctcagacaTTAGTTTGTTCCACCTCCTGATCTCTGAACCGGCTCCATGTTCCCGCTGAGGAGCCGTTTAGACTCCGTGTcgtcttcacctccttcctccataAACATGAGATCATTACAGGGGAGCTACGTCATCAACATGCAGTTGTTGTCTGTAAATTGTGTAGGATAAGTTATCACACGGTCCCAGAAAACACATGTATGTGACACTGTCTCCGTGGAAACAGGCGTGAACATTTCTCACCCTCCAGACTCTCCTGAGCTCCTGAGGACAGACCCCCGGACTGGAGCTGGTCGTGGAGGAACTGGATGATGGAGAAGGCGAGGCGCTTGTTGTCTGTCATGGTGACGGAGAATCAGACCTCGACGCcctggaaacaacaacacagctcACATCAGCAgcttagcatgtagcatgtagcctttaGCCTTTAGCCTCTAGCATGTGGAATATTCTAGAACAACGGGTCAAACACATTCAATCCCAGTTTGATCTAAAGGGACTGGACCAGTGACacaataataacctataagtaactTTTTCCACCACTTAAATCCATGGAGACGTAGCTTTGAACTTGACTCATGTTAGCTGCTTAACACATGATGAACATTAACTCATCTCCACGAAGCTCCAGGCAAAATGTTGCTGGTTTAACCCTTCATGGGTCCAGGACGTGGTAACTTCATCTCATGGTtcctggtttatcaggaaccatgaagaagaacaagtgtcctcatgtttctaatgtgatgatgttgacaagtgtcagAATCaactctgatgttctaatgtgacaaatacatgtttacattagtttaaggaccaggaaccagatatgggaGATTCATTCATCTAAAATTAATACAGGAAATTTGGAATGACTTCACATAAGTAAAACGTTGTTCAGACGTCCTCCGATAACATCTAAACATTTGAATGAGCCCTATTCAGGGTTAACGGCGGCTGGATGGATGTTTGACCTCAGTCCTCTGACATCTTTTATGAAACGTGTCTTTTGTTGACTCATAAGGCAGCAAATCATCTCAGCTGAATTCAACATGCACTACAGGTTTACACTTTTCTCCATACACACCGTATGTGGGAATAATGTGACAGCAAAGGGCGAATCTGCCAATAAAAACTCCAATCGTTTTAACCCTAGAGTTATTTGGAGAATGTGAGCTACGCCGAATTAAAGAGTGGCTCTTTGCAGGTCATGAAATGCCTTCACTTGTGCTCCAACCTGCGCCTGATTTGtgtcagaagaaaaaacaccCTGCGTTGGGCGACTTTTGAACAGAGTCTGGAGTGACGTGTTCGCCACAACCTCCACACGGTGCTAAGGGCTAGCTGCTAGCTCTCCGCTGATTTCCTCGGTGCTGCCGTTCCTATAAAACGGCCACATGGAACGATTCCGACACGAGGACACAGTAACACCGTCATCCTACCTGCTGTCTCCGTATTCCACCTGCGGACGGTCCCGGTAACGGAGAGTTGACGTTAGCTACGAGAAGCCGtcactagctagctagctaataaAGCTTGTCGCAGAGTTATGTCGTCATCTGGAGGCGCCGCTGTGGTGACGTCATGGATTGAGCGTCAATCAAACTcgccttcagaataaaagattCAAGGTTATTTTTATCGTCACATCATTGTTGAAATATTGTTTCTCGTCCGTGGTTTAACTGTCGGAGGGGGCGAGTGACGGTGTTTGTTTAGGGAGGGGACACAGTCCGTTGATGATCCTGACCATCTGAGGAAAGAAGCTGTTCATCTTCTTGGATGTTCTACAGCTGATTGCACATCTTCTCCCTGAGGGCAGGGGGAGAAGATGTGATGGGAGGGATGGTGGGAGATGATGGACATGGCTTTATGGATGCAGGTCTGCTCGAATAATTCCAACAACCAGGGAAGTGGAGCACTGGGGGTCTTCGCAGTTTTGTTCAGATGTAactaaaaaatgcaaataaataaattaaatttaaccaATTAATACATCCCTCTTTcagtaataattaaacaatCATAAATCTATAGATTTTTCACTCATTCTGTACATCTTTTGCCTGTATTTGAtcagaaatgtaattttaacagTAGCTGATTTTCCTGATGTTTCAATAACATCTGTTGTTCTGCATCATTCTGCCATAAATCAGTTAAAAGTCCTCAGTGCGTGACAAGCAAGAGCaaataagaaatgaataaagacgataaatatatacaattaatacaaataaatataaatatacacagttaatataaatatgtcagCAAAGCATTGATATGTTATgtacatataataatatttaataataacagaTTAGGTTTGGTttgacattatttattcattcacgtgtttataaaataaacaaataaatatttataaataaatacgaaTAATAtatgcttaaataaataattaatctgAAATATGTACAAAATGAGGAATAtgatttttattgatttcacattttatttgtttgcaagACAATTAAAGATAactgatgaatgaaaatatgaaatctgttttcatgtttaattattGAAATTTAAATCTGACAAATATatcaatacattttttattttacagcctaaacgtatttataaatataagaCACGTGTTTACACATCTATGAATAAAAAGTTCTTTTCTTCTCGTGACATGCCTGATCGGAAGTGTAGTTCTTCTTCCGCAGCCTCTTTCATGCTGAGCCTGTCATTTCGACCACACGGACTACAACCTGTATTGATCCTGACTGAGAACCATGGGGCCGACAGGTGAGTGTTAGCGGGAGGAAGCTTTTCACCGTCCCGAACGTTTAACGGGATAAATCCACGGCAGCTTTCATTCACGTTACACGCCAGCGCGAGCTCGGAGCTAACTAGCCTCTAGAGAGTTTAACGGACCGGTCCCGCTGCTAGCACAGTGCTAACTAGTGATGCACCGTCCCGGTGCTAGCTCGGAGCTAACTAGTGATGAACCGACCCTGGTGTTAGCTCGGAGCTAACTAGTGATGCACTGATCACAGTGTTAGCTCGGAGCTAACTAGTGATGCACTGATCACAGTGTTAGCTCGGAGCTAACTAGTTTCTAGAAGGTTTAATGAACCGGTCCCGATGCTAGCTCGGAGCTAACTAGCTCCTGGAGATTTGAATGAATCGGTGCTAACTCGGAGCAAACTAGCTCCTAAAGAGTTTAACGGACCGGTCCCGCTACTCGGAGCTAACTAGTGACTAGTGAATGTAGCTAGTTTTACAACCtacacatgtatatttatacatttataacaAATATAATGAATGTGTATCgtgtatttataattatataacatgtattaatgaattataaatat
Coding sequences within:
- the sgta gene encoding small glutamine-rich tetratricopeptide repeat-containing protein alpha; translation: MTDNKRLAFSIIQFLHDQLQSGGLSSGAQESLEVAVQCLETAFEVSTDDQSLAVPMTLPEIFNSVTAKFPAQSQVNNNSSPTSPTEEQRAEAERLKSDGNDQMKVENFAAAVEFYSKAIAINPQNAVYYCNRAAAYSKLGNYAGAVQDCEQAINIDPNYSKAYGRMGLALASLNKHTEAVSYYKKALELDPDNDTYKTNLKIAEEKMDTSSPTAGMGGVDLAGLLSNPGFMNMASSLMNNPQVQQLMSGMMSGAYGGVGGGGAGGGAGGGAGGGPGVGGGLAGGLGGGLGGGLGGGLGGGPAAAAPGAGDLSGLIQAGQQFAQQMQQQNPELIEQLRSQIRNRTPSAGNEEQP